Genomic DNA from Paucilactobacillus hokkaidonensis JCM 18461:
CTCTGCTTCTGGCATAACCCCAACTGTTGATGTCGACGTGTGTACCCGACCAGCAGATTCAGTGACAGGCACTCGTTGAACCCGATGCGCACCATTTTCATACTTTAATTTAGAATAGACTTTATCACCCGTAATCATCAAGACGATTTCTTTAAATCCACCAACTTCAGTATCACTATGGTCAACAACTTCAACTTGCCAGCCTTGTTTTTCAGCGTAGCGAGAATACATATCAAATAAATCAGCAGCAAACAGACTGGCCTCATCTCCACCAGCTGCTCCATGAATTTCCATAATAATATTTTTATCATCATTCGGATCTTGCGGTAACAACAAAATTCGAAGTTCTTGTTCCAGTTGTTCCTGTTTTGTTTTTGATTCTGCTAGCTCTTCTTTAGTTAATTGTTCCATTTCATCATCTAACTTTTCGTGAAGTAACTCTTCGTCATCACGAACTTGTTGAACGACTTTTTTATACTGCGTATATTTTTCCACCGTTTCACGGAGGCTACCTTCTTCTTTTGATAGCTTCATAAAACGTTGAGTATCCGCAATAATGTCTGGATCACTAATTAATTCGTTTAATTCGTCGTACCGATCAGCCACAGCTTGCAGCTTATCAAAAATTTCATCCATGTTATTCTCCTATTGTATAGAGTGCTAATACAACCGGTTAAGTTTCGTAGGCTAAGATAATTAAGCACTGTTCGCGCATTTTGCGAATGGCGATTAATTGGCTTAGCCCTAGAAACTTGGTTGAATTAGCACATTTCAAAATCCTTATTTCAACACAGGATCAAAATAATGACGCCGGCAAACTGGATAATATGATTCATTGCCGCCAATCATAACTTGTTGTCCTTCGTACACTGGCTTGCCATCATGCATCCGTAAGTTCATTGTTGCCTTACGTTTGCAGAACCAACAAATAGTTTTCATTTCTTCTAATTTATCGGCATAAATCAATAAATATTTTGAACCTTCAAATAATTGGTTACGAAAATCATTTTTTAAACCAAATGCCATGACA
This window encodes:
- the prfA gene encoding peptide chain release factor 1, coding for MDEIFDKLQAVADRYDELNELISDPDIIADTQRFMKLSKEEGSLRETVEKYTQYKKVVQQVRDDEELLHEKLDDEMEQLTKEELAESKTKQEQLEQELRILLLPQDPNDDKNIIMEIHGAAGGDEASLFAADLFDMYSRYAEKQGWQVEVVDHSDTEVGGFKEIVLMITGDKVYSKLKYENGAHRVQRVPVTESAGRVHTSTSTVGVMPEAEDVDIDIDAKDIRTDVYRSSGAGGQHINKTSSAVRMTHLPTGIVVAMQDERSQQQNRAKAMKILRARVYDYYQQKEQSEYDQQRKSAVGTGDRSERIRTYNYPQNRVTDHRIGLTLNKLDRIMNGELDEIIDALVIADQTEKMEQLRDE